Part of the Musa acuminata AAA Group cultivar baxijiao chromosome BXJ3-10, Cavendish_Baxijiao_AAA, whole genome shotgun sequence genome, TGCAGCGAAGCTctctatcaagaaattaaatgaaCAGAAACATACAAGCTCAATTTGAGGTTAAAATTTCAtgaattaaatttttttgttgtttcatgtggattttgttgaaattgatttggtctttgttattgtcaagaaAACTATGCCCAGGCCCCAGTAGTTTTTCTATGGATCTCTAGTTCATCAATTTGAAAATTTCCGTTATTGCATTTCCAGTGAAAATATGAGTAAATCTTTCTTGGATTAattgaaaaaaattatgattccttCTCACTCTATCAGTGGTTTTGTTAGGTTATACACCTCAGCAGGTTTAGTGAAAATCTGTCACAAATCATAATTACTTCTCTCTTTATCTGTGGTTTTGTGTGGCTATATTCCTCATCAAATTTGGTGAACAACTTTTAGAAGTCAAgaattcataaatatttcaacaactttgACAATATATGGAAACAAGGAAGGAGATTTCTGGTATCAAACCCGTATTGGGTGATCATTAGACTGCTATGGGTCTGGTCCATGCCAAAGAACCAACAGACTGCATGTCATTATGTACCTGTGTACGTTCTGCaggggaaggaagaagggagaataaggaagaaaaaggaagggaaaacaaagaacaggaagaggaggcagtggaggaagaggaggagaagtacCAAGATGACGTAGGTGGCAGGCGATGGTTGGATAGGTGGTGGTAGTGATTGGGCAACAGCACATGAAGAGGGAGAACAGGCTTGCGAGGAGTCACAAGCCCTAAAAGCTATCAGGTTCGGCCTTTAATTTACAAATAAAAGGGACTAAACAACGTTAAGagggaaaaaataaaagaaaaaaaagagaccaGACATTCCAAAATGGGATGGTCCGCATCTTGGTTCATGCCAATCTGGGCGAAATTAAATTCCTTACTTCTCCTAACGAATTTCATGCCCTATATCACTTCTTATACATCCATTATATTCAGTTGGAAGTGTTTTAGGCTTTTGCTTCATAAATGCTGTGAAATAGATTCAATTGATCAGCTGTTAGGACTAGACTTTAAAGAAATAAGCTACAAATAAGTTCCTGCGAAGCTTGATCTTACTTCAGTTTTGTGTTTCTTTTCTGTCCAAGGAATGACTTATAACATCTAGTTGTCATCAAAATAGAATCTTTCATGCTGCTGCATCAATTATTTTACATATTCAAACTAGTTTATGTCATTAAATTTTGCtattaatgatataataaaattgCCTATATATGGTAGAAAATTTATTAGTTCTACTCTTATGCTCGCTATGTCAATAGTATCAATTagatgattttatttgaaagCCATATTTTTAATAACAAATACATTTTCAGGTAAATTATTATATAGAGGAAGCTGGAAATTCGTAACAGCGTAGGTGATAATCTGGAGGCAAATGGTATCTAACAGCACTGCAGTCCTCCATACGTTGTCTATTAAAACAGTTTATATTATATTACTGGATCTCCTGAAAGGGAAAACATGCAACTTTCCTCATCTCTCCATGATCTGAAAACATTATCTGAACAAAATTCAGGTGAGGATGATGATCTTGAAAGCGATAGGAGTTATGGAGATGCAAAACCTTTTCGTGCTCTTCAAAGGGAAGGTGCCACATCAAGTTTTTCAAAGGATAAGTCCTATCCAACTATTCCAACTACAAGGAAGAAATGGCTTTGGGCAACTGTAGGCATTATTGCACTACTATTATTGTTCTCATTGATCTTACTATGTTCTGGATTCTACAGTACTTTTTTGTCACATGAAGCATCTGAGCATTATGTTATACTTGATTGTGGTAGTACTGGCACTCGGGTTTATGTTTACAAGTGGACTTTTGATCAAAATAAAGGACATAGAAACTTGCCTATTGCATTGAAATCCTTACCTGAAGGTCCTCAAAGAAATCCTAGAACACAGAGTGGCCGTGCTTATCACCGTATGGAAACAGAGCCAGGTTTTGATAAGCTTGTTCATGACAAATATGGCTTAAGGGCTGTTTTGCAGCCACTCCTACTGTGGGCTGAGAAACAAATACCAAAGCATGCTCATAAAGATACATCACTTTTTCTATATGCTACAGCTGGAGTTCGCAGGTTACCTAAGTCTGATTCAGACTGGCTTCTGGATAAAGCATGGACCATTTTGAAGAAATCATCATTTTTATGCAGGAGAGATTGGATTAAGCTTATATCTGGCATGGAGGAAGCCTATTATGGGTGGATAGCTCTTAATCATCACATGGGTTTATTGGGTTCCTTGCCAGCTGGAAAAACATACGGTTCACTTGATCTAGGTGGTTCGTCGTTGCAAGTTACTTTTGAGACAGAGACGCCCATACATGCTGATACAAGTATAAGTTTGAGAATTGCATCTGCTAATCACCATCTTAGTGCATATTCTTTATCAGGATATGGATTGAATGATGCATTTGACAAGTCTGTGGCCCATCTTTTCAGAAAGTTTGTGGGTACAGGAGCTGGTTTGAATAATAAGTTACAGCTTAAACATCCTTGCTTAAATAATGGTTATAGGGACAAGTATACCTGTTCTCGTTGTGCCTCAGTTAAGCAAGAAGGAAGTCCTTTGACTGGAGGGAAAACCATGAGCAAGAAGAAAACTGGAATAGTTGTTGAATTGATTGGTGCCCCACAATGGGAAGAATGTCGTTCACTTGCAAGATTAACAGTTAATCGGTCAGCATGGTCTAACTTCAGTTCTGGAATTGATTGTGAACTTAAACCCTGTGCTCTGAGTGATGGTTTACCTCAGCCACGTGGGAAATTCTATGCCATGTCAGGTTTCTATGTGGTTTTTCGGTTTTTTAACTTGTCCTCCGAGGCTTCACTTGAAGATGTATTAATAATGGGTCAGAAATTTTGTGGAAAAACCTGGAAAGTTGCAAAGAATAGTGTTGCAGCGCAGCCTTTTATAGAACAATATTGCTTTAGGGCCCCCTATGTTGCATCCCTTTTGAGAGATGGGTTGCACATTAAGGATAATCAGGTGATTATTGGTTCTGGAAGTATTACTTGGACCCTCGGGGTTGCCTTATTGGAGGCTGGACAAGCATTGTCCAAGAGAGTTGAAGTAAAAGGCTATGAAATAATATATAGAGACATACATCCAGCTATTTTTGTAGTAATCTTTTTTGTCTCGGTTTTACTACTTTGTTGTGCATTGTCATGTGTAAGCAATTGGATGCCAAGATTTCTCCGACGATCTTGCATCTTACTCTTCAggtataagagtttgacaaactcTGTTCTTAATATCCCTTCCCCTTTCAGATTCCAGCGGCGGAGTCCTATTATCTCAGGTAAGCTCACCATTGTTGATAGTTTTGATTGCCGCACATGCTTTCATCAGCATTTATTAATCCAAGAAAATTCCTGTTTTGTGCATCTATAGAGAAATTGCTTTTAGCCATTACATAAGCCAGATATGATgtttgttcacagctcttggctaTAGTCATGAAAGAGTTGCCTTTGTCACATTTTTGAAAAGATAAACACTGGTTTCAGCATATTTATCGTGTAAGAAAAATGTTCTTTGTATCAGAATGATGGTCTTGGTTTAAATATAATGACACTTACTGTTGTATTATGTACAAAAAATTTTGGATTAATTTTTAACTCAAATCCGTGTCATTAAAGAATCTAACTTGATGCCTTCTAAGCAAATTTTTGCTGACATTCATGGTATTGTAATGGGTGATATAAATTGCtagtaaacttgcatatcttaaatTTGTTTGATGATGGAGTAATCAGGTTGAGGGAGTCTTTACTGAAAGTGTTGTTGGGTCAATGCCACCCCACCCGTTTAGATTCATGGATTGGCCCCCAGGTCAGGAGATCTTGACCTGTAGCAGGGCAAGTGGTGTTCGGGTGAAGCATATGTTTTCTTAATAGTATGTTCAACTCAACCTACCTTGAGCCATATCCtgaattattttctaaaaatcatTTTAAAACATGTATGAGACTCTTGACCTACTAAATCAACAGACTTAACTATATGGTTTTAGTTTGGCTCAGGAAATCCTCCTGCTGTTGGATGGGTCATGTTTGGGTAATGGCATCTCAACCCGACCCATAATAGCCCTAAGTAATATATTTTATTAGGTTACTTGTCCTTTTTTTAGGGTTTGTCTGGttcaatgaaaatgttaaaaacaaGATGTTTGCTCTTGGAATAACTTCAGACTATTCCAGGTTGTAGTTATTTTGAGGATTCTAGTCAAATTTGAACTTAATTTACTCTATAGGTTGAAGTAATTAATTTACTATATAGCTTGAATTAACTGCTGCTTCACTTGGAACAATTCAAACATGCCTTTAGAGTGAGGATGTCAAGGGATTATATCTGGTTTGTGTTCATGTCTTAATTTACACCAATTTGGGTTTGTATCTAAAAAAACTTCACTTTAATTCAAAGTTTACTAATTAAGATGTACTTttaaatatgtcatatcaagtcatTTTGTCTCTTCGGAGACATCCGATAAAATTGGAATGATACAGAGCATATCAAGTCATTTTCAGGCTGCATGTATTTGTTTCATATTGATTTTGTGTCTCTTAGTAATTGTGCTATCTTGTCATGTGAATTCTGACTTGTATCATCTTGTTTTGTTTAAGATTGATACTCTTATGGAACGTTCACAGGATTGGGATTAGTCAAAAAGTAAATTTACAATTGAAAAttctaaaaaacaaaactaaaagaaatataaagcaattggaaaaaaaattatatactagCTAAAATATTGATTTTAGCTAAAGTGTGTTCACCAGTCACAACAGATGGTCCACTTGAACCTGTGGCAGTCTCAACCAAATCAAAAGGAGAACTAACATGTGCTGTCCTTAGCTAACTTGGGCTTATGTTGCAAGTTGAGAAGAATCTCAAAGAGCAGCAATTACTCAGATTTCTACTAGGAATCAGCATATTGCCAGCATCGGGCATTTGATCTTAGTGCATAGTGTTTTGAGGAGTTGAAGAGTACAAAAGCTGCacccaaggatttaaatattggTCCAGTACAGTAATAGTATATTGGGCTATATGTCTATCTATCTATATCACCTAGTATCATTGAATacaacaataaaaaataaaaaaatgatatatatatatatatatatatatatatatatatatatactagtaTGAATTATATGTTCCCACCCTTGTTTGCATTAGTAATTATTATTTGTTACGTACCAATCCGGCTGGCATCTAATCTtcacaaaattataaaaaaatattaaaaaatagtaaATAGATAGAATTAGGAAAACTAATAGAGAAGTGATGTTAGTCTCATATGATTAGGCTTATGTATTTTAGTCAATGAAAAACCTTGTATCCCTCTTTAGAAAACTGTATTGTCATGCAGGCCCTTATTTTAGATAACTCTGTTttcatatttgtaattttttCTGTAATTAACCTATTTTTCCTTTAATTTGGAATTttgagaaagctttcttctctaGTTGGTAAACAGTAGAGGCCCTATCAATGCCTTGGCAAgctttatgatgatgatcatggccAAAAAATCATGTACATTGAATGACCAGCCTCCACGCTTCTGCCTAATGCCAACGCCATGGTTGCCCAACTTAAGCAATAGCAATAACCCCTTCTGGTGGATGTGCGAGAGCTCAACACTGGCTACTAAGACATCATTGCTGATGTGCAGGAGCCCAAATTTGTATCTACATAAGTGAAGAACATTGGTTGATGTACATGGGTTTTCATTCAACAAACTTGAAGTCTTCTAGAAACTGCCTCTAATCCTTTTCATTCAACAAACATGAAGTCTTCAACTATTTTCTTTTTTGTCATCATTCTTTCATATCCTCTGCGGTAATTATTTATTCCAGTCAAATCAGTTCTGAGTTAAATTTAACTTACACCCTCAGCAACTATGATAAACCTGAAAGTGACAAGGTTTTATCATACTGCCATGTTTGTGAAAGAAAGGGAATCTAAATGTAGATCTAGCAGAGTGTAGTGAAACTCGTAGCTGATAAGTTGAATATTATATCAATTTATTGTGTGTTTGGGACAAATTTTAAGGTGCTTTTCTCTCACTTTAAAAGCTTTCTTTTGTTTGGTAACAAAgattaacttttttctttttctttcatgaaCTTATTTTACCAAATCACATAAAATTCCAATTATTCTATGATGTAGCTTGAATATCTTTTACTTATAGATTGTCTGATTGGATGAAGGTTCTATATGCACATTTGGGATACTTATTGGTTGACTTTCAAGCTAGTGCAATAATGAGCTTGATCAATTGATGTTGCTACTTCTAGATTATGGATATAAATTTTTGAGACATGGGGCATGATCTGGTTGCCAATTGGTTCTTTGTAAGATAAAAAATTTCAGTTTGTCATTTTTGTAATTACAGAATTGGACTG contains:
- the LOC135651820 gene encoding probable apyrase 7; translated protein: MQLSSSLHDLKTLSEQNSGEDDDLESDRSYGDAKPFRALQREGATSSFSKDKSYPTIPTTRKKWLWATVGIIALLLLFSLILLCSGFYSTFLSHEASEHYVILDCGSTGTRVYVYKWTFDQNKGHRNLPIALKSLPEGPQRNPRTQSGRAYHRMETEPGFDKLVHDKYGLRAVLQPLLLWAEKQIPKHAHKDTSLFLYATAGVRRLPKSDSDWLLDKAWTILKKSSFLCRRDWIKLISGMEEAYYGWIALNHHMGLLGSLPAGKTYGSLDLGGSSLQVTFETETPIHADTSISLRIASANHHLSAYSLSGYGLNDAFDKSVAHLFRKFVGTGAGLNNKLQLKHPCLNNGYRDKYTCSRCASVKQEGSPLTGGKTMSKKKTGIVVELIGAPQWEECRSLARLTVNRSAWSNFSSGIDCELKPCALSDGLPQPRGKFYAMSGFYVVFRFFNLSSEASLEDVLIMGQKFCGKTWKVAKNSVAAQPFIEQYCFRAPYVASLLRDGLHIKDNQVIIGSGSITWTLGVALLEAGQALSKRVEVKGYEIIYRDIHPAIFVVIFFVSVLLLCCALSCVSNWMPRFLRRSCILLFRYKSLTNSVLNIPSPFRFQRRSPIISGDGRVKTPLSPTISGSQQHPFNMGQGLGGSSVHLSESSVLPLVVSHSYSSGSLGQMQFGSGAGSFWPPHRGKTTLSSRRSQSREDLSSSLADAHVVKV